A region of the Bacillus sp. NP247 genome:
TTCACTAATCAGAACAGACAATTTTTTATCAACAATGGGAATAATTTCTTTTTTTATATCCATCGCTAAATTATTCCAATTTTTATTATACATTTCTTTATAATTCTTTGATAAATGTGAAGTAACATCTCCTATTCTATCTAAACAAAGGTTCTCCCACTTTAATTGATTAATACTTTTACTAGCCAATTTTAAAGTTGGTACTATCTCAAAATCAATTTCTAATTTCCTAGTGTGTGATAAAAAATCAATTCTACATAAAGACTTCACGACTTCATTTTCTAATCTCACTTTACTTCCTCCATCAAGGTTTTGGTTTTGGTTTAGGTAAATTAATTCTCCCCGGTATTCTAGGTACGAAATCATCAGCCAAAAGACCAGCATTTATTTGTTGCTTGATCGCTTCTGAAACTGCTTTGTTTGCTTGTGTTTCTGATAACCCTGCATTAATTAAAGAATCTCTCAATGTATTGTTATAGTCTGTTAAATTAGGTTTAAGCCCTGCTAGATCTCCATTTTTCCTGTAAACATTCCAAAAATCTTCTAAACTTTTATGAGCATTGTAATGGGGGCTATCTATATCTTTAAATATATTTCCTTCCAATTTTACAGAAAGTCCGTCATTTCTTGGAATATAGTCTCTAAAAGCAGCATCTTGATTCAAATGATGTGCTTGACCTGAAATTTCTTTATTTTTCCTCAGATTTTTGTATGAATCAACTAAGATATCATCGAATTCATTAGCCCCACTGGCTCCCTTACCAACATCACCCGTACCCTATGTTGTAATCTTAAACCCTCACAATAAAAAAACAAACCATGTCCTTATTAAACTACTTCTTTTTCTTCTACTACCGGCAATTCATAAACTGTTTTATATTTCATCATGCCATATACAATGTTTACAAGCCTTCTCATAATACATACCAATGCTTGTCCTTTTGTTTTCCCCTCTTTAAGTTTCTTTTGATAATATGCATGAAACACTGGGTTTCTAGGTAACTTACTTCCTTTCGCTACTTGCACTTGTTGTACAGCTAAATTATAAAATAAAGCGTGTAACGCCCTGTTTCCTTGTTTGCTTTTATGTACCTTACCTTTCCCACCAGAACCAAAGTAAACAGGTGCAATCCCCGCAAATCGTGCTAATTTATTGGCATTTAGAAATCGTCTTATATCCCCAATTTCTGCAATTAATGCTGATGCCGTCACAAGTTCTATTCCCGGCATCGTCTCTAATTGATAATCTAGTAGATTTACTAGCTGTTTTAATTCTCTTTCGATGTATTTCATTTCTTTCTTTTTAAACTCAATCTCCCGTACAATACTTCTTACTAAAAAGTTTCGCATTTCTTGATACTCTTTCATTGTTTGTCCATCTTCTTTCACAAGCCTTAATATTTCACTTGCTTTCTTTACTGAACATGTATTGTTACTAACATCTAATAAAAAAGCTGTTAATCGCTTTATATTCGTCCCCTCTAAACAAGAGGGTGACGGATATTGCTCCCAAAATGCTAATGCTGTTTTTCCATCTAACTCTGAGAAAAACTTTTTATAACTTGGATAATGGTGGTTTAATTGAATATGTAATTGGTTCTTTAATGCACTTTGTGCTTTTACTAATGCATTCCGTCTTGAAACCAGTTGTTGTATTGACCATAATAAATCGTTTGGCTTTGCATCTGGTAATTGATTAAATTTGTTTATCAATATGCGTGCTACACATTCCGCATCCCAACTATCATTTTTTTGTATCATCACTTGACTTTTTCGTTCTAAAAATGATAAAGCTGGATTTACTTCTTTTACTACCTGTTCGTGATCTACTAAATATTTCGCTAATGCTCTTCCATAGCCGCCAACATCTTCCAAACCAAATACAACTGATATACCATCACTCACATATGTCTCTACTTCTAATAAAAACTTCGAAAATGCAGATGGTTTATTATCAAATTGTATTTCTCCTAGTTTCTCTTGCCAACAATTAATTATAACAGCCGTATGATGCTCCTTATGTAAATCTACTCCTACATACAAATAGTTCTGCCTATTATGCATAACTCATCCCTCTATTCAATGATTTAGTCATATATAAAAATGTCGGCAACCTTAGTTCGAGCGTTCATCTTTCGATGCGCATAGGTACGCAAGCCTATCCATTTTTCATAACTCTAGTAGTATGTATAGTAAAATGAGCTAATTTTTTAAGTGAATTTATAAAATAATTGCTGCATGTTGTCCTTTTGTTTGTATTTTCCCGTATTTATACATGCCACGATAAAAATTCTCTCTATCTAACATGCGTTTCACTTGTACTTTCGTAAATTGTTTACCTTTCGCTGTGCAGTAGCCTTCCACATTCAATTGTTCTGCCAATTGCGTAAGTGACCAATGTTTAAAAAAGTGTCGTAATTCAAATAGTCTACGTACAACTACTGCTTTCTCACCATCTACTTCTAACACCTTTTGTCCTTTTGTTGCCTTGTAGCCAAACAATACACCACCACCTGCATATCCACCTTGTTCAGCCTTCTTCTTTCTACCTCTACTTAGCTTCAATGCAATTTCAAGTCGTTGGTATTGGTCTAATAGCTCTAACATGCCATTCACCAAAAAGTCATTTGGCTCATGTGTGTAAATACTATAGCTTGATTGTTCAATTGCCTTCACATCTACTTCGTGTTTCTTTAGTTCTCGTTGTATCAATACTTTCGCCATATCAGAACGCCACAATCGTGATGTATTCAACACAACAACATAGCTTACTTGTTTATACACCATATCCGACAATAGCTCTTGTAGTCCATCCCGTTCAACTGTTAATCCCTCTTCATCAACAGTCGCTCCGCTTAATCCTCTATCTTCATACACATGAAGTAATTCTAAATTATTTTCGTTACAGTAACGTTCAATCTCTTCTACTTGATACGCTAAACTATACCCATCACGTACTTGTCCTTCCGTTGAAACTCGTACGTAACCAACTACTTTCTCTCCCATCATAAATCCCCTCCCGTTACAGTGATTTGAGTCCCTGTAACGTTTATCCGTTTTTTTGCGGATAACGTGTTCGTAACGTAAATCCGTTAAAACGTACTTTACGATGACTTCAAAACATAATACAACCCTTTATTTTTACAATAGTTTTTTCTCTAGTAGTGTCGTACACTGTACAAAGCCACTACAGTTTATAAAATTTAACACTTAATACATTTATAAAATTATACGTTTACCAACTTATTTCTACGCTAAAATGCAAAAAAGCACTTGTTGCCATAATTGACAATCAAGCGCTTTAAGTTCATCTGTTTTTAAGTAGCTTTAATTTATAAGTTTTATAATAATAGTATGACACCTTATATATATCGTGACAAATATTAATTTAAAACTAACGAACTTGTACGAGTTCGTTAATTTTATGTCTCTTCCATGCGTTTATATTCATCTTTCGTTAAAATGTCATCTCGCCTAAGCTCGTACCTCGTTTTCTTATTCTATCATTGTACGTAATACTCCATGATGGTACAACCATCATGGGTCTCTACTTTTAAACCACTTATTGTTTTTCTTTCCACTACAAATATACTTTATTTTTTATCTGGTGAATATACAATCATTCTCCCTTCTGGATATTCACCTTCCCATCCACAAGGCCATCCCCCAAGCTTATAAACCTCAAAGATTCTTTCATAAAAATTATCAACTTTTCCATTTACTAAACGATTTAGTGCACACATATGTAAATCTCCAATTATTTCTTCAAAAATATCAATATATTGTAATACAAAATCACCTGGATAGTTCTCGGATGATTGAATAATCTCCCTTATAGGACGCTCCATAGAGTTTAAATCATGCTCATATAATTGTCCTATTATTTCCCCACCTTCTGAGGATTTAATATCTTCCCAAACGTTTTCAACCTCATCCAAATCTTGAGACCATGCCAATTCTTGTGCTCTTTCATACTCATTAACCATAACAACATCACGATTTAGAAGGTTTTCATTATGAAAAAGTTGTAAATTTGTAATAAAATTAATAACCTCTTCGACTAATTGAGTGTTTTTTCCGTACTTCATTTATTTATCCACCTTTCCCAAAGTTCTTCAGTAGCGCCGCCACCTCTTTGCCAAATCTTTATTTCTTCATTTAATTTTGTCTTGTAAAACTTCTCAATACCAATTTCTAATACCTTTGATTTGTATAATGGCAAGCCACTTTCTGTACCTTTTTTTAATTTTTGTTGCAATTCAAATACTTGTTGTTCCAACTCCTTAATACTTTGATTGATATTTAATTTATCTAAATGATCTTTAACCACATTATTATATACACTATGAAATCCTCTATGCCTAGACAAAGCACTTGGATCTTTTGCTGGTATCGGTAAAAATATCCCGTTATCAGCATGATCCATATCCATTCCAATTTTCTTTAATACCGGATGATTTCTTAAGTTTTTAGGTATTATATGTTGCGCCTGATATCCTTTCCGTGATGCAGAACGTGGAAGCCCCATGGATTCCAATAAATTTTGCCCTAATTTTGTAGAACTACCTCCTGTAACCTTTCCAGGGGTACCTGGAATAAGTCTAGTAGCTTCACCCGTACCCTATGTTGTAATCTTAAACCCTCACAATAAAAAAACAAACCATGTAAACCTTATTAAACTACTTCTTTTTCTTCCACTACCGGCAATTCATAAGCTGTTTTATATTTCATCATGCCATATACAATGTTTACAAGTCTTCTCATAATACATACCAATGCTTGTCCTTTGGTTTTGCCCTCTTTAAGCTTCTTTTGATAGTATGCATGAAACACTGGGTTTCTAGGTAACTTACTTCCTTTCGCTACTTGCACTTGCTGTACAGCTAAATTATAAAATAAAGCGTGTAACGCCCTGTTTCCTTGTTTGCTTTTATGTGTCTTACCTTTCCCACCAGAACCAAAGTAAACAGGCGCAATCCCCGCAAATCGTGCTAATTTATTGGCATTTAGAAATCGTCTTATATCTCCTATCTCAGCTATTAATGCTGATGCCGTCACAAGTTCTATTCCCGGCATCGTCTCTAATTGATAATCTAGTAGATTTACTAGCTGTTTTAATTCTCTTTCGATGTATTTCATTTCCTTCTTTTTAAACTCAATCTCCCGTACAATACTTCTTACTAAAAAGTTTCGCATTTCTTGATACTCTTTCATTGTTTGTCCATCTTCTTTTACAAGTTTTAATATGTCGCTTGCTTTCTTTACTGAACATGTATTGTTGCTAACATCTAATAAAAAAGCTGTTAATTGCTTTATATTCGCCCTCTCTAAACAAGAGGGTGACGGATATTGCTGCCAAAACGCTAATGCTGTTTTCCCATCTAATTCTGAGAAAAACTTTTTATAACTTGGATAATGATGGTTTAATTGAATATGTAGTTGGTTCTTTAACGCACTTTGTGCTTTTACTAATGCATTCCTTCTTGATACTAGTTGTTGTATCGACCAAAATAAATCGTTTGGCTTTGCATCTGGCAATTGATTAAATTTGTTTACCAGTATGCGTGCTACACATTCCGCATCCCAACTATCATTTTTTTGTATCATCACTTGGCTTTTTCGTTCTAAAAATGATAAAGCCGGATTTACTTCTTTCACTATTTGTTCATGATCTACTAAATATTTCGCTAACGCTCTTCCATAACCACCAACATCCTCTAAACCAAATACAACAGTTATCCCATCACACACATATGTCTCTACTTCTAATAAAAACTTCGAAAATGCAGATGGTTTATTATCAAATTTTATTTCTCCTAATTTCTCTTGCCAACAATTAATAATAACAGCCGTATGATGCTCCTTATGTAAATCTACTCCTACATACAAATAGTTCTGCCTATTATGCATAACTCATCCCTCTATTCAATGATTTAGTCATATATAAAAATGTCGGCAACCTTAGTTCGAGCGTTCATCTTCCGATGCGCATAGGTACGCAAGCCTATCCATTTTCATAATTTCATAAGTACATATAGTAAAATGAGCGATTTTTTTAAGTAAGACTGTTATATAATTGCTGGATGTTTCCCATTTGTTTGTATTTGCCCGTATGTATATACCCCTCGATAAAAGTTCTCTCGGTCTAACATGCGTTTCACTTGTACTTTCGTAAACCGCTTCCCTTTCTGTGTACAATAGCCTTCCATATTCAGTCTTTCTGCCAATTGAGTAAGTGACCAATGCTTAAAAAAGTGTCGTAGCTCAAATAGTCTACGTACAACGATTGCTTTATTAGTATCCACTTCTAACACTTTTTGTCCTTTATTTGCCCTGTAACCAAACATCACACCGCCACCTGCATATCCACCTTGTTCTGCTTTCTTCTTTCTGCCTCGACTTAGTTTTAATGCAATTTCAAGACGTTGATATTGATCTAATAGTTCTAACATGCCATTTACTAAAAAGTCATTAGGGCCATGTGCATATATACTATAATTCGGTTGTTCAATTGCTTTCACATCAACCGCATGTTTCTTTAGCTCTCGTTGTATTAACACTTTTGCCATATCAGAGCGCCATAACCGAGATGTATTGAGTACTATCACGTGCTTCACTTGTTGATATGCCATATCTGACAATAGTTCTTGTAAGCTTTCACGTTCAACTGTTAATCCATCTTCATCTACTGTCGCTCCGCTAATTCCTTTATCTTCGTATATGTGAAGCAGTTGTAGTTTATTTTCAGTGCAGTACCGTTCGATTTCTTCAACTTGATACGTTAAGCTATAACCTTCACGCACTTGTCCTTCTGTTGAAACTCGTACATAACCAACAACTTTCCCTTCCATATCAAACTCCCTCCCGTTACAGCAATTACAATCCCTGTAACGTTTACCCGTTTTTTGCGGCTAACTTGTGCGTAATATGCATCCGTTACAACACACTGTACGATGACTTCAAAAAATAACACAACCCTTTATTTTTCCTCTACTATCGTCATACACTGTACATAGCCATTACAATCTATAAAACAACAATAAAAATTTAACACTTAATGCATTTATAAAATTATAGTACTCTTTTAAATTTCTACGCTAAAACACAAAAAAGCACTTGTTGCCTTTAATTGACAATCAAGTGCTTTAAGTTCATGTGTTTTTAAGTAGCATTAAATTTGTAAGTTTTATGGCGACAGTATGACACCTTTGATATGTCGTGACAACTACTACGTTAAAAATTACGAGTTTGTACGAGTTCGTTAGTTTTATGTCCATTCCATGTCTTTGTATTCGTCGCACAGTAAAATGTCATCTCGCCTAAGCTCGTATTTCGTTTTCTATTCTATCATTGCACATAGTACTCCATGATGGTACAACCATCATGGAGTGCGTACTTCAAAATGACCTTTTCTTTTTTTGTACACTTCAACTATACCTTAATTCAATCAGCCCATATATTCCGAATGACTAAAAAAACAATTTTATTGTCTCTATAAAAATAGGCTCCAAAGTTTAAAGTACAACGTCCTGATAACCTACCTCAGTTACTTCACCTTTCACAAGACAAAGGCCTAATCCATTTTCCATATCCCATGTACAGTCAAACGTAAGTCCGATATCAAGAAAGTCGATAAGGTCATTATCTGGAACAAAAATTCCAGCTAAGGTTATTTTTTCGAGAATTTGAGTAACTGTTTCTATTAAAGGATAATTTTCGTTAGATTCAACATCGTAACCAAGTTCATATCTTTTTTGTTTATAATAATCTAATATAGGCTCCAAAATACTTTGTTGTAATTGTTGCCATCTTTCTATTAAAAAATTATATGCCATATATTGTTCTTCCTCAAACTGACCATCATCTTCTCCCCTAACTATTAACGCCACCTTAACTTCGTTCCCAAAAAACTCAATGTTTTTATATCCAATCCAATCATAATTATTAAACTCAAGTTCGCCAAAAATTGCATCATTTATTTTCATTATATATATCTCCTTTATTGTTTACTAGCAAATCCATTTGGCATAAACGCTCCTGCATTGATTTCACCTACTCCACCAAGATGTCCAAATTTGCTGTTGATCTCTGTTGGTACAAGTTGCACTATCTTTACATCATTCAATTCATGCCAAGTTAACTTATTTGCACGTCGATATTTCTCTATTTGTTTCCATGTAATTCCACCAGATTCCATCCCAAACTTACGTGCTAATTCAGGAGAATTATTCAATTGCTCAGCCAATTTTTCATCAGCTTGAGTAAAATTAAGACGTCTTGCTGCTGATCCATATCCAGCAGTGCCACCTACCATGTAATTGATTTCTACCTGCGCCTTTGATACTGGCGAAAAATCAGGAACTCCATTTTTATATTGAATACCTTTAATCCCAGCTTCATCTAATATACGTTTCAATATAGGGTCTGGTGGTGGTTTAAGCGTACTTAAAGATTCTCCTCTGATTCCTTCAAATTCAACCTTCGAATTAACTGGTGAAGGTGTCTGATTATACCTTGCTTCATAAGAACTAGCAAAATCAGTTTGTCTAAAAGCAGGTGGAACTTCAGCCTCTCTATTACCCGTACCCTTAGCCACACTACCTTCCTTACTAACCCCTGAGCCACCACTACCCTTAGCAAGTTGATAAGCGTCATCCTTAGCTGCCGTACTTGCCTTTGAAAACTTTCCAGTTACTTCTCCAACAGTTGAATATTCTATATAAGGAAGCTTCACTCCCATTCCAGTATCTGCTACCCTAACTGCTACTGGAATGTTTGTGTTTTTCATAGCATCTAGTGCATTCTTCAAAGTCTTATTTTCCTTAAGCGATTGTACCACATTTTTACCCAAATTTGGATTAAAACCAGGCATTCCTTCTTTGAATTTTAATAATTTTGCTAAATCAGCTAATTCATTCGTGCCTTTGAATGCTTTTACTCCTTTTCCTACAGCTCCAACAACTGGGATTGCATCTAATCCGCCAAAAATGATGTTTCCTACCCGCTCTTCTTGGCTCAATTTCCTGTGTGTTCCCCAGTCTTCTCCGTCAATACCGCTTTTTATTTGTACAGCGCCGTATACAACTGCGGCAGCGGCCCCGAGTGGTGGGCAAAGGATTGTTGTGATGATGATTCCTGCGCCTATTCCTATGTCTCGCACCATTTCTAGTTTTTTCTGTTCATCTTCTATCGATTTGTATTCAAATCCTCGTGTGGATGGGACTACTTTCTTGTATTCTTCATAATTTAGTTTTGCATCTGGATTTTGTTTTTTTAGTTCTTTGTATTCCTCTCTCAGTACGTTATCAAATGCGGGTGAATCTTTAAAAATATCTTCTACTGTTATTTTATCTTTTTTTGTTTTTATTGTTTGTGGTACACTTCCGTACCCCGCGTGCGAGTCTGGTAATACTGTCGTTGTTGTGGAGCCAATTCGGTTATCTGTTTTGAAACTGAGAATAGATGTATCTCTCATTTTTTGAGCGAATTTATCCATTTCTATTAAAAAAGGTTTATCTATATGTTCAGAGACCAATCGCCCTGCTTCTCCGCAATATTTTTGTAATGTCGAATAGCTCTCGAGTAATTCCCCGATTTTTTGCGATTGATCTTTTGGGTTAAAATGTATACTACCATCCGTGTCTAAATCTCGTATTCTTCCATCAATTTTTTTTAATAATTCATTTGCGTCCCCTAATTTTATGAGTGCATCTTTTGTAATTCGATTCATACCATCTCCCATGTTTTGCCATGGTTCAGGTCTATATTTCACATCCATTTCGTTTTCATCCCCCAGCCGTATGGTGATTTCTACAACTTACTTAATATTTCACGTAATTGTTCGTCCTTTTCAAGCATTTCTACACATACGTTCCTTACAATTGTCGCCGACCTAGAATAGTGTTCAGCAAATTCAAGTGTTTTGTGTAATATATCAGGATATTTTTCAATTACTCTCATCGCTTCACCTTTTTGATAAAAATCACAGCTTAATAAACTCTCAATATTCGTTCCAATGACGTCTACATGGATTGTATATATGTTTTCTAACTTCATTACTATATCAAGTAGTTCTTGAAAATTAACTAATACTTCTTCTCCACCACTAGAACCGCCATCTCCCATTGATACTTGCATTATTCAATACCTCCTAACGAGAATTGTCTCGGATCAATTAATTTTTTATACGGCATTTTTAACACGTCATACAATTTCTTATTCACCGCATAGAGGCTCACCCAGTCATATCGATTACGTTCTACATCTATTTGAACGTAATCTTCTCCTTCAGTGAAATATAAGAAACATTCCCATTTTCCTCCTCTATTACTCCGAGGCCTTGTATACGTTTCCATCGCTATAACGTCTTTATTTGATAAATCTTTTTCCTCAAATATTTGTTGTTCTGTTTCTGTCATTCTCTTTGAGAAAAATGTATCTTCTATTTCCCTCGGTTCTCTCAACAAGAACGGGATGCGTGTTAATAAGGAAAAATATACGTCTGGCTTTGGTATGTAGTCGATCTCGTATTTTTTATTTAGCTCTACTTCTGTTAATACAGCCACTCGATCTTTATCATGTTTCAAAAAACCAATTAATACATTATTAATTCTCGTGTATTCATGACAATTTTCATATTCCTTTAATAGCTCAATCAATTGAAAAGCTGCAGGGGTAATTCCATTTTCACTTGTAAGTAAGCCTTTTTCTTCTAAACTCGTAGTTGCTTTCGTGACACATTCTTCATCAAGTAAAATAATTACGTCACGGTTTGGCAATCCAAATATATCCGTAACCCCCGCTGCACCTGCGAGAACGTATAATTCAGCAGGTGCAAAATTCATTTCTTTTCCCATTCTTTTATCCCTCATTTCTCCATCACAACTGTTTTATCGCCCTTACTTCCGATCTATCTCCGTACGTTTGAATACTTTTATCTAACTCTTTCAAAGCTTTCGTATGTCCTTCAAATGCCTCTACCATTTCTGAGTTATATTGAATGATTAAATCTAGATAACTTAAAAAGGCATCTCTCGTTTTTCCATTCCAGTTCGCACATGTAACGTATGCTTTTAAATTTTTCGCTTGATTTAAAGAATCCTTCATACCGTTCTCTATGTTTTGTGCGTAAGAAATGGCACTTGCAGTGTTACTTCCTATAATTTCAACCTCTTTACCACTCATGTTGATTCCCCCATTCTTTGTATGCTTAATGGATAAGTTTTTCAATTTCCTTTTTCTTTTCTTCAAAAGCCTTGGTCGCTGCAGCATATGCTGACGCTTTTTCTGCTTCTGCTTTCGCTTTATATTCCAAATACTTTGCATAAGCTGTACCTATCGCAGATCCAACATCGCTTAATTCACTTTTAAAGTAGGATAATACTGTATGTAAGTCTTCATCCTTTTCATGACGTTTTTGTTCAAATTCAACTGCCGGAATTTTATTAGCTTCTAAGCCATTACTTTTACTCTCATAATCTCTCTTCGCTGATTCAGCATCTTGAATGAATCGTTTTAACTCTCTTTCTTGATCTTTTAAATAATCATGTAATTTATCATACTGATCTCGTTTCCTCGCGCTTTCTGTAAAACCCGATGCATTTAAAAAAGCATTATACAATTCATCTAACATCTTTCTCCCCCTTTATTACAATAACTACGTAGTTAAATTCGTATATTTAAACATGAATATTCATTACATTGAGAATTTATAAATAATTATTTTTGCATATTGCTATTTTATCAAAGGGGTTTTAACATTTCCATATTTTATAAAAAGCTTTCGCATTTTTCTTCAATTAAATAGCAATGAATATTTATCATCTAAAAATTATAGTTTCATATAGATTATTGAAATTTTATCCACATTAAGGAAATGAATGACAAATAACCATCATTTACATGTTATAATTACGATGTGTACATTTAGCTGCATTAGATGTATATGTGTAATACGTATATTTAATAAAGTTAAATTAAACTGGGGAGGCTTTCGCAAATGGGCAAGAAAACAAGCAAAGCTAAAAAAATTTTGGGATTCGTGATCACCACAGCACTAGCAACTACAATGATGGTAGGCACAGCAAACGCACAAACAACTACGAATAACTATAAAGTAGCTGGCAATGCGAACACTGTATTTACAGATGTACCAAAGGACCACTGGTCAAAAGATGCTATTGATTACTTAGCGTCAGCAGGACTTTTTAACGGATATGGAAATGGAAAATTTGGTTTTGGGGATAATATTACTCGAGGCCAGGTAACTTCTTTAATCGCTCGTCATTTAGGTTTAACAGCAAACAATGAACAGAGCAATATGTTTAACGATATTAAAAATCATATGTTTGAAAAGGATATTAAAGCTATTGTACAGGCTGGAATTATGACGGGTGATGGAACAGGTGCTTTTCGTCCAGATGATGCATTAACTCGTTATGAAATGGCAGTAGTATTACAAAAAGCATTTCAATTACAATCAAAAGGACAAAGTAACTTTAAAGATGTACCTCAAGATCATTGGGCCTATGCATTTGTAAATACACTACGTAGTAACCGAATATCCTACGGTGATGAGGCAGGTAATTACAATGGCAACATGCTTGTGAAACGTGAGGAGTATGCACAATTTTTATATAATGCAATAGCAAAAAACAGAGATTATAATTTCAACATCAATACAAAAGAAGAAATGAAACAAATGTTAACAACAGCTTTACAAGATGGGACGTTTGGTCCATTTAAATTAAATGCATTGGGTAAAGATATATCTGAGGTAAAAAAAGAATTTGGAGTACCTGATGTTTGGAAGCAAGCACCATGTACAGAATGTGATGCACCTAATACAGCAGTATACGGAAATTATTATATTGATATGTACCCTTCGGACGCTAGATATATATGGGTGAAAATGGATATATCTATCAAGGAATTAAAAGAGTGGTTTGGTGAGCCAGATGAAATTGGAGCGGATATGACTAGTGAAGGCTTTATATATA
Encoded here:
- a CDS encoding type IV secretion protein Rhs yields the protein MNQDAAFRDYIPRNDGLSVKLEGNIFKDIDSPHYNAHKSLEDFWNVYRKNGDLAGLKPNLTDYNNTLRDSLINAGLSETQANKAVSEAIKQQINAGLLADDFVPRIPGRINLPKPKPKP
- a CDS encoding IS110 family transposase, coding for MHNRQNYLYVGVDLHKEHHTAVIINCWQEKLGEIQFDNKPSAFSKFLLEVETYVSDGISVVFGLEDVGGYGRALAKYLVDHEQVVKEVNPALSFLERKSQVMIQKNDSWDAECVARILINKFNQLPDAKPNDLLWSIQQLVSRRNALVKAQSALKNQLHIQLNHHYPSYKKFFSELDGKTALAFWEQYPSPSCLEGTNIKRLTAFLLDVSNNTCSVKKASEILRLVKEDGQTMKEYQEMRNFLVRSIVREIEFKKKEMKYIERELKQLVNLLDYQLETMPGIELVTASALIAEIGDIRRFLNANKLARFAGIAPVYFGSGGKGKVHKSKQGNRALHALFYNLAVQQVQVAKGSKLPRNPVFHAYYQKKLKEGKTKGQALVCIMRRLVNIVYGMMKYKTVYELPVVEEKEVV
- a CDS encoding recombinase family protein — protein: MGEKVVGYVRVSTEGQVRDGYSLAYQVEEIERYCNENNLELLHVYEDRGLSGATVDEEGLTVERDGLQELLSDMVYKQVSYVVVLNTSRLWRSDMAKVLIQRELKKHEVDVKAIEQSSYSIYTHEPNDFLVNGMLELLDQYQRLEIALKLSRGRKKKAEQGGYAGGGVLFGYKATKGQKVLEVDGEKAVVVRRLFELRHFFKHWSLTQLAEQLNVEGYCTAKGKQFTKVQVKRMLDRENFYRGMYKYGKIQTKGQHAAIIL
- a CDS encoding cytoplasmic protein, whose amino-acid sequence is MKYGKNTQLVEEVINFITNLQLFHNENLLNRDVVMVNEYERAQELAWSQDLDEVENVWEDIKSSEGGEIIGQLYEHDLNSMERPIREIIQSSENYPGDFVLQYIDIFEEIIGDLHMCALNRLVNGKVDNFYERIFEVYKLGGWPCGWEGEYPEGRMIVYSPDKK
- a CDS encoding AHH domain-containing protein, which translates into the protein MPGTPGKVTGGSSTKLGQNLLESMGLPRSASRKGYQAQHIIPKNLRNHPVLKKIGMDMDHADNGIFLPIPAKDPSALSRHRGFHSVYNNVVKDHLDKLNINQSIKELEQQVFELQQKLKKGTESGLPLYKSKVLEIGIEKFYKTKLNEEIKIWQRGGGATEELWERWINK
- a CDS encoding IS110 family transposase; translated protein: MHNRQNYLYVGVDLHKEHHTAVIINCWQEKLGEIKFDNKPSAFSKFLLEVETYVCDGITVVFGLEDVGGYGRALAKYLVDHEQIVKEVNPALSFLERKSQVMIQKNDSWDAECVARILVNKFNQLPDAKPNDLFWSIQQLVSRRNALVKAQSALKNQLHIQLNHHYPSYKKFFSELDGKTALAFWQQYPSPSCLERANIKQLTAFLLDVSNNTCSVKKASDILKLVKEDGQTMKEYQEMRNFLVRSIVREIEFKKKEMKYIERELKQLVNLLDYQLETMPGIELVTASALIAEIGDIRRFLNANKLARFAGIAPVYFGSGGKGKTHKSKQGNRALHALFYNLAVQQVQVAKGSKLPRNPVFHAYYQKKLKEGKTKGQALVCIMRRLVNIVYGMMKYKTAYELPVVEEKEVV
- a CDS encoding recombinase family protein, with amino-acid sequence MEGKVVGYVRVSTEGQVREGYSLTYQVEEIERYCTENKLQLLHIYEDKGISGATVDEDGLTVERESLQELLSDMAYQQVKHVIVLNTSRLWRSDMAKVLIQRELKKHAVDVKAIEQPNYSIYAHGPNDFLVNGMLELLDQYQRLEIALKLSRGRKKKAEQGGYAGGGVMFGYRANKGQKVLEVDTNKAIVVRRLFELRHFFKHWSLTQLAERLNMEGYCTQKGKRFTKVQVKRMLDRENFYRGVYTYGQIQTNGKHPAII
- a CDS encoding DUF6985 domain-containing protein → MKINDAIFGELEFNNYDWIGYKNIEFFGNEVKVALIVRGEDDGQFEEEQYMAYNFLIERWQQLQQSILEPILDYYKQKRYELGYDVESNENYPLIETVTQILEKITLAGIFVPDNDLIDFLDIGLTFDCTWDMENGLGLCLVKGEVTEVGYQDVVL
- a CDS encoding HNH endonuclease; translated protein: MDVKYRPEPWQNMGDGMNRITKDALIKLGDANELLKKIDGRIRDLDTDGSIHFNPKDQSQKIGELLESYSTLQKYCGEAGRLVSEHIDKPFLIEMDKFAQKMRDTSILSFKTDNRIGSTTTTVLPDSHAGYGSVPQTIKTKKDKITVEDIFKDSPAFDNVLREEYKELKKQNPDAKLNYEEYKKVVPSTRGFEYKSIEDEQKKLEMVRDIGIGAGIIITTILCPPLGAAAAVVYGAVQIKSGIDGEDWGTHRKLSQEERVGNIIFGGLDAIPVVGAVGKGVKAFKGTNELADLAKLLKFKEGMPGFNPNLGKNVVQSLKENKTLKNALDAMKNTNIPVAVRVADTGMGVKLPYIEYSTVGEVTGKFSKASTAAKDDAYQLAKGSGGSGVSKEGSVAKGTGNREAEVPPAFRQTDFASSYEARYNQTPSPVNSKVEFEGIRGESLSTLKPPPDPILKRILDEAGIKGIQYKNGVPDFSPVSKAQVEINYMVGGTAGYGSAARRLNFTQADEKLAEQLNNSPELARKFGMESGGITWKQIEKYRRANKLTWHELNDVKIVQLVPTEINSKFGHLGGVGEINAGAFMPNGFASKQ